The following proteins come from a genomic window of Galactobacillus timonensis:
- a CDS encoding alpha-amylase family glycosyl hydrolase — protein sequence MKMKPEWDKEFTDRLRPVEDEMHWLYNELYNDDHAYDYFLTMLWNSYQARSKDLRAWDRKRIKAGDWYKSSKMLGMCLYTDCFAGTIKGVQKHLDYIQECGFNYLHLMPLLESPKGRSDGGYAVSDFRKVEPELGTMEDLAKLNRACHKRGISVCLDFVMNHTSEDHIWAKRAKAGEKEYQDRYFFFDDWTIPRAFEETVPQVFPTTAPGNFTWCPEANKVVMTTFYPYQWDLNYRNPTVFNDMCENMLYLCNQGVDIIRLDAVPYIWKTLGTNCRNLPQVHTLVRIMHIASQIAAPGTLLLGEVVMEPDKVVPYFGTIEKPECHMLYNVTTMASTWNTVATRDVRLLQRQMNVVCGLPKQYMFLNYLRCHDDIGWGLDYDYLARFGIEQVAHKKYLNSFLTGNYWGSDSRGELYNDDPRLGDARLCGTTASLCGTEAAVYEKNDFKLKASIDLDVMLHAFLLTQSGIPVLYSGDEVGKLNDYSYHQDPLKKDDSRYLHRGKFDWNLAEMRKDPSTRQGMLFERLMKLIAIRKEHPLFDASADTWVLQTNNDCVLGLGRYYEGEKLLALFNFSENDQTAWINEGETYTDLISGETMDAKAVALGPHSFRWLYLNYNDPKFSGEKEEA from the coding sequence ATGAAGATGAAACCGGAATGGGATAAGGAGTTTACCGACCGCCTGCGTCCTGTCGAAGATGAGATGCACTGGCTCTACAACGAGCTCTATAACGATGATCATGCCTACGATTACTTTTTGACGATGCTGTGGAACAGTTATCAGGCGCGCTCGAAAGATCTGAGGGCATGGGACCGTAAGCGCATCAAAGCGGGGGACTGGTACAAGTCTTCGAAGATGCTCGGCATGTGCCTGTATACTGATTGCTTTGCAGGGACGATCAAGGGTGTTCAAAAACATCTGGACTACATTCAGGAATGCGGCTTCAACTATCTTCATCTGATGCCGCTGCTTGAATCGCCGAAGGGAAGAAGCGACGGGGGCTATGCGGTATCGGACTTCCGTAAAGTAGAGCCGGAGCTTGGCACGATGGAAGATCTTGCGAAGCTGAACCGTGCCTGCCATAAACGTGGAATTTCGGTATGTCTCGACTTTGTCATGAACCATACCAGTGAGGACCATATCTGGGCGAAGCGTGCAAAGGCGGGGGAAAAGGAATACCAGGACCGTTATTTCTTCTTTGATGACTGGACCATTCCCCGTGCCTTTGAAGAAACGGTTCCCCAGGTGTTTCCTACAACGGCCCCGGGCAACTTCACCTGGTGTCCGGAAGCCAACAAGGTCGTGATGACGACGTTCTATCCGTATCAGTGGGATCTGAACTACCGCAATCCGACCGTGTTCAATGACATGTGCGAAAACATGCTTTATCTCTGCAATCAGGGCGTGGATATCATCCGCCTTGATGCGGTGCCTTATATCTGGAAGACGCTCGGCACAAACTGCCGCAATCTTCCGCAGGTGCATACGCTGGTCAGGATCATGCATATCGCTTCCCAGATCGCTGCGCCGGGGACGCTGCTGCTGGGCGAAGTCGTCATGGAGCCGGATAAGGTTGTTCCCTACTTCGGCACGATTGAAAAGCCGGAGTGTCACATGCTCTATAACGTGACAACAATGGCAAGTACTTGGAACACGGTAGCGACGCGTGATGTACGGCTTCTGCAGCGGCAGATGAACGTGGTGTGCGGACTTCCGAAGCAGTATATGTTTCTGAACTATCTGCGCTGTCACGATGATATCGGCTGGGGGCTGGATTATGACTACCTGGCCCGCTTCGGCATTGAGCAGGTTGCCCATAAGAAGTATCTCAACTCCTTCCTGACGGGGAATTACTGGGGAAGCGATTCGAGAGGTGAGCTGTACAACGATGATCCGCGTCTGGGCGATGCGCGTCTTTGCGGGACGACGGCTTCGCTTTGCGGAACGGAAGCCGCTGTCTATGAGAAGAATGATTTCAAGCTGAAGGCTTCGATTGATCTTGATGTGATGCTGCATGCGTTCCTTCTGACGCAGAGCGGCATTCCGGTGCTGTATTCCGGTGATGAAGTCGGTAAGCTCAATGACTATTCCTATCATCAGGATCCGTTGAAAAAGGACGATTCGCGCTATCTGCACCGCGGAAAATTCGACTGGAATCTGGCGGAGATGCGCAAGGATCCTTCGACGCGGCAGGGGATGCTGTTTGAGCGTCTCATGAAGCTGATTGCGATCCGCAAGGAACATCCGCTGTTTGATGCGTCGGCTGATACCTGGGTGCTGCAGACGAACAATGACTGCGTGCTTGGATTGGGCCGTTATTACGAGGGTGAAAAGCTGCTGGCGCTGTTCAACTTCTCGGAGAATGATCAGACGGCATGGATCAATGAAGGTGAGACCTATACGGATCTGATCAGTGGTGAAACGATGGATGCAAAGGCGGTTGCCCTTGGTCCGCATTCCTTCCGCTGGCTGTATCTGAACTACAATGATCCGAAGTTTTCCGGGGAGAAGGAGGAGGCATGA
- a CDS encoding HAD family hydrolase, whose translation MKLIFLDIDGTLVPAGTNVPPDSALAAIRGAQAAGNRVFLCTGRNYAMLKPLLVYGFDGMVASAGGYVMAGDEVLYDQPMPAEDYQETVSLLHKNGVFCTVETKNTTYGDENLSDFLSTAKGDNSEIERWRRALKDQLDIRPLSQYQQEPVYKVVIMCQNMEQLKEPMAKLSDRYEFVVQEVAAHGGCINGELISRAFDKGRGVQRMMEHFHVTKEDTYGFGDSMNDLAMVKAVGTSVCMANGAKTLMKQCTLTVPSVDEDGLAFGFKQLGLLK comes from the coding sequence ATGAAACTGATCTTCCTCGATATTGACGGGACACTGGTTCCCGCCGGTACCAATGTTCCTCCGGATTCTGCGCTGGCTGCGATTCGCGGTGCGCAGGCGGCCGGCAATCGGGTGTTTCTATGTACGGGGCGCAACTATGCGATGCTGAAGCCGTTGCTGGTGTATGGCTTTGACGGGATGGTGGCTTCGGCCGGCGGGTATGTGATGGCGGGGGATGAGGTTCTTTATGATCAACCGATGCCTGCTGAAGACTATCAGGAAACAGTTTCGTTATTACACAAAAACGGAGTCTTCTGCACGGTTGAGACGAAGAATACGACCTATGGCGATGAGAATCTTTCGGATTTTCTGAGTACGGCAAAAGGGGATAACTCTGAAATTGAGCGGTGGCGGCGTGCCTTGAAGGATCAGCTTGATATCCGTCCGCTGTCGCAATATCAGCAGGAGCCGGTTTACAAGGTTGTGATCATGTGTCAGAACATGGAACAGCTGAAGGAGCCGATGGCGAAGCTTTCGGACCGCTATGAATTTGTGGTTCAGGAAGTTGCTGCCCATGGCGGCTGCATCAATGGTGAGCTGATCAGCCGGGCGTTTGACAAGGGGCGTGGCGTACAACGGATGATGGAGCATTTCCACGTTACGAAGGAAGATACCTACGGCTTTGGCGATTCAATGAATGATCTGGCGATGGTGAAAGCCGTCGGCACTTCGGTCTGCATGGCAAACGGTGCAAAGACGCTTATGAAGCAATGCACACTGACGGTTCCATCTGTTGATGAAGATGGACTTGCGTTTGGCTTCAAACAGCTTGGGCTGTTGAAATAA